A stretch of the Capsicum annuum cultivar UCD-10X-F1 chromosome 10, UCD10Xv1.1, whole genome shotgun sequence genome encodes the following:
- the LOC107843522 gene encoding subtilisin-like protease SBT3 has translation MMGVPFFMFLWFILCLSLFLGTSAERSTYIVHLDKSFMPKIFASHQNWHSSIIDTIKVDAPTSENDHHSAPKLVYSYDNVIHGFSAVLSKEELESLENSAGFLSAYKDRTVEAHTTHTSEFLKLNPASGLWPVSGFGQDVIIGVLDSGIWPESASFSDDGLPEIPKRWKGICKPGTDFSSSLCNRKLIGANYFNKGILASDPTVNISMNSARDTRGHGTHVASIAAGNFAKGASYFGYANGTARGMAPRARIAVYKFSFEEGTFTSDLIAAMDQAVADGVDILTISYGWVRIPLYQDAIAIASFGAMMKGVLVSASAGNSGPEMGTLNNGAPWIFTVASCYTDRSFYGTLTLGNGVKITGFSLFPVKTIIKDLPVLYNESISPCDSSNPLSRIPNAGRSIMICYSNAVDIEDQMVAISESKFGGAIYISDDPDALSSNFFPNPGVVISTKEGKQVIDYATKSVRPKASISFQETHIDVKPAPVVSGFSSRGPSRSYLRVAKPDIVAPGVLILAAWPSNVSAAVIGVNTFLDSDYRLESGTSMAAPHIAGIAAMLKGAHPDWSPSAIRSAMMTTANPLDNTEKPIKTTDYLETKDATSLAMGAGLVDPNLSVDPGLIYDATPQDYVNLLCSMNFTQDQFKTIVRSLDKHNCSNPSDDINYPSFIALFSPNGNYTWLEQKFRRTVTNVGAGVAKYVAKVIAPKNSTISISPQTLVFEKKNQKQDYTLTIRYKGIADDQAQSGSITWVEENGHHTVRSPIVVAPEIDAWT, from the coding sequence ATGATGGGAGTaccttttttcatgtttttatggtttATTTTGTGTCTTTCTTTGTTTTTAGGAACCTCAGCAGAGAGGTCAACTTACATTGTCCATTTGGACAAATCTTTTATGCCTAAGATTTTCGCTAGTCACCAAAACTGGCATTCCTCCATTATCGATACCATCAAGGTTGACGCGCCCACTTCGGAAAATGATCACCATTCAGCTCCAAAACTTGTTTATTCTTATGATAATGTGATTCATGGATTCAGTGctgttttgtctaaagaagagctTGAATCCCTCGAGAATTCAGCAGGTTTCCTTTCGGCTTATAAAGATAGGACTGTTGAAGCTCACACAACTCACACCTCTGAGTTTCTTAAGCTCAATCCTGCTTCCGGGCTATGGCCGGTTTCTGGTTTTGGTCAAGATGTAATCATCGGTGTACTTGACTCTGGTATCTGGCCAGAATCTGCCAGTTTCAGTGATGATGGATTGCCTGAAATTCCAAAAAGGTGGAAGGGAATTTGCAAGCCAGGAACAGATTTTAGTTCTTCATTATGCAACAGGAAACTCATTGGGGCTAATTATTTCAATAAGGGGATTTTGGCTAGCGATCCTACTGTGAATATTTCAATGAATTCTGCCAGGGATACTAGAGGTCATGGAACACATGTAGCCTCCATTGCTGCGGGTAATTTTGCTAAAGGAGCTTCGTATTTTGGATATGCTAATGGAACAGCAAGAGGTATGGCACCACGAGCTAGGATAGCTGTTTATAAGTTTAGCTTTGAAGAAGGAACTTTCACTTCTGATTTAATTGCTGCTATGGATCAAGCTGTTGCGGATGGTGTTGACATACTGACTATTTCTTATGGGTGGGTAAGAATTCCATTATATCAAGATGCTATTGCGATAGCTTCTTTTGGTGCCATGATGAAGGGTGTCTTGGTCTCTGCTTCAGCTGGAAATAGTGGCCCTGAAATGGGAACATTAAATAATGGAGCCCCTTGGATTTTTACTGTGGCGTCATGCTATACCGATCGATCATTCTATGGGACTTTAACTCTTGGGAATGGCGTAAAGATTACTGGATTTAGCTTGTTTCCCGTGAAAACCATCATCAAAGATCTGCCGGTGCTTTACAATGAAAGTATATCTCCTTGTGATTCATCTAACCCACTATCCCGAATACCTAATGCTGGACGTAGCATTATGATTTGTTATAGCAATGCAGTAGATATAGAGGACCAAATGGTGGCTATCTCTGAATCAAAATTTGGGGGAGCCATCTATATTTCTGATGATCCAGATGCATTGTCATCCAATTTTTTTCCAAATCCTGGAGTTGTGATTAGCACCAAGGAAGGGAAACAAGTGATAGACTATGCAACCAAAAGTGTTAGACCCAAAGCTAGCATCAGTTTCCAGGAAACACATATTGATGTAAAGCCTGCTCCAGTTGTTTCTGGATTTTCCTCGAGAGGCCCCTCGCGAAGCTATCTGCGAGTTGCAAAGCCAGATATTGTGGCACCTGGAGTGCTAATTTTAGCAGCCTGGCCATCGAATGTTTCAGCTGCAGTTATTGGTGTCAATACATTTTTGGATAGTGATTACCGTCTTGAATCAGGTACTTCCATGGCTGCTCCTCACATTGCTGGAATCGCTGCAATGCTTAAAGGAGCACATCCTGATTGGAGTCCTTCAGCTATTCGATCTGCCATGATGACCACTGCCAACCCTTTGGATAATACTGAAAAACCTATCAAGACCACAGATTACCTCGAAACCAAGGATGCTACATCACTGGCTATGGGAGCCGGTCTTGTTGATCCAAATCTTTCAGTTGATCCAGGCCTGATATATGACGCAACTCCACAAGACTATGTGAACCTTCTCTGCTCCATGAATTTCACACAAGatcaattcaaaacaattgtTAGATCATTGGATAAACATAACTGTTCAAATCCATCTGACGATATCAATTACCCATCATTTATTGCTCTCTTTAGCCCAAATGGGAACTACACTTGGTTGGAGCAGAAATTCAGGAGGACAGTCACGAATGTTGGAGCAGGTGTAGCTAAATATGTAGCAAAAGTGATAGCACCAAAAAACTCGACAATTTCTATCTCTCCACAAACCTTGGtgtttgagaagaaaaatcagAAGCAGGACTACACTCTGACCATACGTTACAAAGGCATTGCAGATGATCAAGCACAATCTGGTTCAATCACTTGGGTGGAAGAGAATGGTCATCACACAGTAAGAAGTCCTATAGTTGTAGCTCCAGAGATTGATGCCTGGACCTGA